A stretch of the Aphis gossypii isolate Hap1 chromosome 2, ASM2018417v2, whole genome shotgun sequence genome encodes the following:
- the LOC114128479 gene encoding uncharacterized protein KIAA1143 homolog has protein sequence MSKRNKISYIKPREPSFIKKLKEAANYKEGPTVDTKKLELPTLDDDESYDDDKPTVVVLTEGDLTSEEASKEALAKEQEENSKPADLSKRIIFKRPAKSTPQSEEKHRVNKKKKRTEKLVLSFDDEEEYS, from the exons atgtcaaaacgAAATAAGATTTCATATATTAAACCTCGAGAaccatcatttataaaaaaattaaaagaagcAGCCAACTATAAAGAAGGACCAACAGTTGATACAAAA aaaCTTGAACTTCCAACTCTTGATGATGACGAATCATATGATGATGATAAGCCTACTGTGGTTGTATTAACTGAAGGTGATTTAACTTCAGAAGAAGCATCTAAAGAGGCATTAGCCAAAGAACaag aagaAAATAGTAAGCCAGCAGATTTATCTAAGCGGATAATCTTCAAGCGTCCAGCTAAAAGTACACCGCAATCTGAAGAAAAACATAGagttaataaaaagaaaaaacgaacagaaaaattagttttatcttTTGATGACGAAGAAGAATATTCTTAA
- the LOC126549765 gene encoding antifreeze protein Maxi-like: MTARRHRGSDDDDYRRPQPLQQKTVRRTAAVVVAAVAVVVAAVAVTAARATTFEGGETATVPPDDTVYMTEEVAAWNATAAAAGDYAYDDYDSSTADVLHEPGGHRHHPSKPVKPVARVDASTAVPAATITVQIYSVTEEVPVTAATVTNATVTATAATNTTAAATAATNTTAAATAATNTTAAATADNTTAAVDTTTAATTESAVLMQVASPPGYGATTAVTATTTPSPSTAPNSSASLSGRRRWTATLLLALIATVAS; encoded by the coding sequence ATGACGGCGCGGCGTCACCGCGGGAGCGATGACGACGATTATCGCCGCCCGCAGCCGCTGCAGCAGAAGACGGTACGCCGCACagccgccgtcgtcgtcgccgccgtGGCCGTGGTCGTCGCCGCGGTGGCCGTCACCGCGGCGCGCGCCACCACGTTCGAGGGCGGCGAGACGGCCACGGTGCCGCCCGACGACACGGTGTACATGACCGAGGAGGTGGCCGCGTGGAACGCGACGGCCGCGGCCGCTGGCGATTACGCGTACGACGACTACGACTCGTCCACCGCGGACGTGTTGCACGAGCCCGGCGGCCACCGTCACCATCCGTCCAAACCGGTGAAGCCGGTAGCGCGCGTGGACGCCAGCACCGCGGTGCCCGCGGCCACCATTACCGTGCAGATATACTCCGTCACCGAGGAGGTTCCCGTCACCGCCGCCACCGTCACCAACGCGACCGTCACCGCCACAGCCGCCACCAACacgaccgccgccgccacaGCCGCCACCAACACGACTGCCGCCGCCACAGCCGCCACCAACACGACTGCCGCCGCCACAGCCGACAACACGACCGCGGCAGTGGATACGACCACGGCGGCCACCACCGAATCCGCAGTGCTGATGCAGGTCGCCAGTCCGCCGGGCTACGGAGCGACGACCGCCGTCACCGCCACCACTACGCCCTCTCCGAGCACCGCTCCGAATTCTTCGGCGTCGCTGTCGGGTCGCCGTCGGTGGACTGCGACACTTTTGCTAGCCCTAATCGCTACGGTCGCGTCATAA
- the LOC114128477 gene encoding uncharacterized protein LOC114128477 isoform X3 translates to MRMFRQTNVAEKNGKPLVTPDMDGRFYQTVTAVPAIVLEESPKSAEVKRKLITWGRKMGKRLEGLRRSESRDSLDSLSSRDSASTAKHQPVWPLGQPSSSGDKSSTLKGFFTRIGSTGMLSYSRLYSNSFRDKLQLSKKQSECQLYRSVSTSHLATSYMKGDDPADCLDRGSEPRTRATADHDTQIESPTEPGYVPLKTRSCDNISKLGTSKKPNFPYAFLRSRLSVLPEENGGGGGGGSAVGGRPTALSGCRPRSCAGGPAPHEIVVTEELFREMDNDREYRRVFSNMSSSNESGYDSDGPGRTPDTYHSHHGGHQKAADEDSGFGDTKSLATDSLNEFEEHSEPPSRRHSDKDYNVPSMCLFYKKNREINDRIRSDRQSSKDTPNFHRRMFIKNRSSPPPSTAADQLSSLPVDLNNLRSRMQMVRLLKSRYEDDIGVYLKMVVKHVANYNETRFVVIKLEPGKIAYRDGRIRVNDEIINVNGKLLRGITDMFEVEKILNHSFSIANKYYVDIVLSRSEQLDSTVMAFDHSHSAAESSKQNAISVINRVLANKMNNHSSKSPTPSMSTVYMSVTFYKGTGHKSLGFSIVGGSDSPKGEMGIFVKTIFTSGQAAENGSLMEGDEILSVNGESVNGMTHALAINCFKKVRQGPLEIKLCRRKIIPDTCSNDNRSFNNDIITTVSTTTITTTSTQTF, encoded by the exons ATGCGAATGTTTAGACAAACAAACGTTGCGGAAAAAAATGGCAAACCGTTGGTAACACCGGACATGGACGGTCGTTTCTACCAAACGGTTACCGCCGTACCGGCGATCGTTCTCGAAGAGAGCCCAAAATCTGCCGAAGTCAAAAGAA AATTGATTACTTGGGGCAGGAAAATGGGCAAGCGGCTGGAGGGGTTGCGGAGGAGCGAGTCTCGCGACTCGTTGGACAGCCTTTCGTCCAGGGACAGCGCTTCCACCGCCAAACACCAGCCCGTGTGGCCGCTGGGACAGCCGTCGTCCAGTGGCGACAAGTCGTCCACGCTTAAGGGGTTTTTCACGCGCATCGGGTCCACCGGCATGCTGAGCTACTCGCGACTGTACAGCAACAGCTTTCGAGACAAGTTGCAACTGTCCAAGAAGCAATCCGAATGCCAGCTGTACAGGAGTGTGTCCACGTCCCATCTGGCCACGTCGTACATGAAGGGCGACGACCCGGCCGACTGCCTGGACCGGGGGAGCGAGCCGCGGACGCGCGCAACCGCCGACCACGACACCCAAATCGAATCGCCCACCGAACCGGGTTACGTGCCGCTGAAGACTAGGAGCTGCGACAACATATCCAAGTTGGGCACGTCCAAGAAGCCCAACTTTCCGTACGCGTTCCTCAGGTCCAGGCTGTCGGTGCTGCCCGAAGAGAACGGTGGGGGAGGGGGAGGTGGTAGCGCGGTCGGCGGCCGCCCGACGGCGTTGTCGGGCTGCCGGCCGCGGAGCTGTGCGGGCGGACCGGCGCCTCACGAAATCGTGGTCACCGAGGAGTTGTTCAGAGAGATGGACAACGACAGGGAATACCGGCGGGTGTTCAGCAACATGAGTTCGTCCAACGAGTCGGGATACGACAGCGACGGTCCCGGCAGGACGCCCGACACGTACCACAGCCATCACGGCGGCCATCAGAAAGCCGCCGACGAGGACAGCGGGTTCGGGGACACCAAATCGTTGGCCACGGACAGCCTTAACGAGTTCGAGGAACACTCGGAGCCGCCGTCCAGGCGCCACAGCGACAAGGACTACAACGTGCCGTCTATGTGTCTCTTCTACAAGAAGAACCGCGAGATCAACGATCGCATAAGGTCGGACAGACAGTCATCGAAAGACACGCCCAACTTCCACCGTCGGATGTTCATCAAGAACCGTTCGTCACCGCCGCCCAGCACCGCCGCCGACCAACTGTCGTCGTTACCGGTCGATCTCAACAACCTGCGATCCCGCATGCAAATGGTCCGGTTGCTCAAGTCGCGGTACGAGGACGACATCGgcgtttatttgaaaatggtTGTCAAACACGTAGCGAATTACAACGAGACCCGGTTCGTCGTGATAAAACTAGAACCGGGAAAAATAGCTTACAG agATGGCAGGATTAGAGTCAATGATGAGATAATAAACGTCAACGGTAAATTATTGCGTGGTATCACCGACATGTTCGAGGTAGAGAAAATACTGAATCACAGTTTTTCCATTGCAAACAAGTATTACGTGGACATCGTATTGTCCAGATCCGAACAACTAGACTCGACCGTGATGGCCTTTGATCATAGCCACAGTGCCGCTGAATCTTCTAAACAGAACGCAATTTCCGTCATCAACCGAGTGCTGGCCAACAAAATGAACAACCACTCGTCAAAATCCCCAACCCCGAGCATGAGTACTGTTTACATGTCCGTAACGTTCTACAAGGGTACCGGTCATAAATCGTTGGGATTTAGCATCGTGGGTGGGTCCGATTCGCCGAAAGGCGAGATGGGAATATTTGTTAAGACCATTTTCACAAGTGGCCAGGCCGCCGAAAACGGGTCATTGATGGAAG GTGACGAAATACTGAGTGTAAACGGCGAATCCGTCAACGGGATGACGCACGCGCTGgccataaattgttttaaaaaggtGCGTCAGGGTCCActggaaataaaattatgccgGAGAAAAATAATTCCAGACACCTGTAGCAA TGACAATCGAAGTTTCAACAACGACATAATAACGACGGTGTCAACAACGACAATTACGACTACAAGTACTCAAACGTTTTGA
- the LOC114128477 gene encoding uncharacterized protein LOC114128477 isoform X2 yields MTMRMFRQTNVAEKNGKPLVTPDMDGRFYQTVTAVPAIVLEESPKSAEVKRKLITWGRKMGKRLEGLRRSESRDSLDSLSSRDSASTAKHQPVWPLGQPSSSGDKSSTLKGFFTRIGSTGMLSYSRLYSNSFRDKLQLSKKQSECQLYRSVSTSHLATSYMKGDDPADCLDRGSEPRTRATADHDTQIESPTEPGYVPLKTRSCDNISKLGTSKKPNFPYAFLRSRLSVLPEENGGGGGGGSAVGGRPTALSGCRPRSCAGGPAPHEIVVTEELFREMDNDREYRRVFSNMSSSNESGYDSDGPGRTPDTYHSHHGGHQKAADEDSGFGDTKSLATDSLNEFEEHSEPPSRRHSDKDYNVPSMCLFYKKNREINDRIRSDRQSSKDTPNFHRRMFIKNRSSPPPSTAADQLSSLPVDLNNLRSRMQMVRLLKSRYEDDIGVYLKMVVKHVANYNETRFVVIKLEPGKIAYRDGRIRVNDEIINVNGKLLRGITDMFEVEKILNHSFSIANKYYVDIVLSRSEQLDSTVMAFDHSHSAAESSKQNAISVINRVLANKMNNHSSKSPTPSMSTVYMSVTFYKGTGHKSLGFSIVGGSDSPKGEMGIFVKTIFTSGQAAENGSLMEGDEILSVNGESVNGMTHALAINCFKKVRQGPLEIKLCRRKIIPDTCSNDNRSFNNDIITTVSTTTITTTSTQTF; encoded by the exons GACCATGCGAATGTTTAGACAAACAAACGTTGCGGAAAAAAATGGCAAACCGTTGGTAACACCGGACATGGACGGTCGTTTCTACCAAACGGTTACCGCCGTACCGGCGATCGTTCTCGAAGAGAGCCCAAAATCTGCCGAAGTCAAAAGAA AATTGATTACTTGGGGCAGGAAAATGGGCAAGCGGCTGGAGGGGTTGCGGAGGAGCGAGTCTCGCGACTCGTTGGACAGCCTTTCGTCCAGGGACAGCGCTTCCACCGCCAAACACCAGCCCGTGTGGCCGCTGGGACAGCCGTCGTCCAGTGGCGACAAGTCGTCCACGCTTAAGGGGTTTTTCACGCGCATCGGGTCCACCGGCATGCTGAGCTACTCGCGACTGTACAGCAACAGCTTTCGAGACAAGTTGCAACTGTCCAAGAAGCAATCCGAATGCCAGCTGTACAGGAGTGTGTCCACGTCCCATCTGGCCACGTCGTACATGAAGGGCGACGACCCGGCCGACTGCCTGGACCGGGGGAGCGAGCCGCGGACGCGCGCAACCGCCGACCACGACACCCAAATCGAATCGCCCACCGAACCGGGTTACGTGCCGCTGAAGACTAGGAGCTGCGACAACATATCCAAGTTGGGCACGTCCAAGAAGCCCAACTTTCCGTACGCGTTCCTCAGGTCCAGGCTGTCGGTGCTGCCCGAAGAGAACGGTGGGGGAGGGGGAGGTGGTAGCGCGGTCGGCGGCCGCCCGACGGCGTTGTCGGGCTGCCGGCCGCGGAGCTGTGCGGGCGGACCGGCGCCTCACGAAATCGTGGTCACCGAGGAGTTGTTCAGAGAGATGGACAACGACAGGGAATACCGGCGGGTGTTCAGCAACATGAGTTCGTCCAACGAGTCGGGATACGACAGCGACGGTCCCGGCAGGACGCCCGACACGTACCACAGCCATCACGGCGGCCATCAGAAAGCCGCCGACGAGGACAGCGGGTTCGGGGACACCAAATCGTTGGCCACGGACAGCCTTAACGAGTTCGAGGAACACTCGGAGCCGCCGTCCAGGCGCCACAGCGACAAGGACTACAACGTGCCGTCTATGTGTCTCTTCTACAAGAAGAACCGCGAGATCAACGATCGCATAAGGTCGGACAGACAGTCATCGAAAGACACGCCCAACTTCCACCGTCGGATGTTCATCAAGAACCGTTCGTCACCGCCGCCCAGCACCGCCGCCGACCAACTGTCGTCGTTACCGGTCGATCTCAACAACCTGCGATCCCGCATGCAAATGGTCCGGTTGCTCAAGTCGCGGTACGAGGACGACATCGgcgtttatttgaaaatggtTGTCAAACACGTAGCGAATTACAACGAGACCCGGTTCGTCGTGATAAAACTAGAACCGGGAAAAATAGCTTACAG agATGGCAGGATTAGAGTCAATGATGAGATAATAAACGTCAACGGTAAATTATTGCGTGGTATCACCGACATGTTCGAGGTAGAGAAAATACTGAATCACAGTTTTTCCATTGCAAACAAGTATTACGTGGACATCGTATTGTCCAGATCCGAACAACTAGACTCGACCGTGATGGCCTTTGATCATAGCCACAGTGCCGCTGAATCTTCTAAACAGAACGCAATTTCCGTCATCAACCGAGTGCTGGCCAACAAAATGAACAACCACTCGTCAAAATCCCCAACCCCGAGCATGAGTACTGTTTACATGTCCGTAACGTTCTACAAGGGTACCGGTCATAAATCGTTGGGATTTAGCATCGTGGGTGGGTCCGATTCGCCGAAAGGCGAGATGGGAATATTTGTTAAGACCATTTTCACAAGTGGCCAGGCCGCCGAAAACGGGTCATTGATGGAAG GTGACGAAATACTGAGTGTAAACGGCGAATCCGTCAACGGGATGACGCACGCGCTGgccataaattgttttaaaaaggtGCGTCAGGGTCCActggaaataaaattatgccgGAGAAAAATAATTCCAGACACCTGTAGCAA TGACAATCGAAGTTTCAACAACGACATAATAACGACGGTGTCAACAACGACAATTACGACTACAAGTACTCAAACGTTTTGA
- the LOC114128477 gene encoding uncharacterized protein LOC114128477 isoform X1, producing the protein MFVILTMRMFRQTNVAEKNGKPLVTPDMDGRFYQTVTAVPAIVLEESPKSAEVKRKLITWGRKMGKRLEGLRRSESRDSLDSLSSRDSASTAKHQPVWPLGQPSSSGDKSSTLKGFFTRIGSTGMLSYSRLYSNSFRDKLQLSKKQSECQLYRSVSTSHLATSYMKGDDPADCLDRGSEPRTRATADHDTQIESPTEPGYVPLKTRSCDNISKLGTSKKPNFPYAFLRSRLSVLPEENGGGGGGGSAVGGRPTALSGCRPRSCAGGPAPHEIVVTEELFREMDNDREYRRVFSNMSSSNESGYDSDGPGRTPDTYHSHHGGHQKAADEDSGFGDTKSLATDSLNEFEEHSEPPSRRHSDKDYNVPSMCLFYKKNREINDRIRSDRQSSKDTPNFHRRMFIKNRSSPPPSTAADQLSSLPVDLNNLRSRMQMVRLLKSRYEDDIGVYLKMVVKHVANYNETRFVVIKLEPGKIAYRDGRIRVNDEIINVNGKLLRGITDMFEVEKILNHSFSIANKYYVDIVLSRSEQLDSTVMAFDHSHSAAESSKQNAISVINRVLANKMNNHSSKSPTPSMSTVYMSVTFYKGTGHKSLGFSIVGGSDSPKGEMGIFVKTIFTSGQAAENGSLMEGDEILSVNGESVNGMTHALAINCFKKVRQGPLEIKLCRRKIIPDTCSNDNRSFNNDIITTVSTTTITTTSTQTF; encoded by the exons atgtttgtaatttt GACCATGCGAATGTTTAGACAAACAAACGTTGCGGAAAAAAATGGCAAACCGTTGGTAACACCGGACATGGACGGTCGTTTCTACCAAACGGTTACCGCCGTACCGGCGATCGTTCTCGAAGAGAGCCCAAAATCTGCCGAAGTCAAAAGAA AATTGATTACTTGGGGCAGGAAAATGGGCAAGCGGCTGGAGGGGTTGCGGAGGAGCGAGTCTCGCGACTCGTTGGACAGCCTTTCGTCCAGGGACAGCGCTTCCACCGCCAAACACCAGCCCGTGTGGCCGCTGGGACAGCCGTCGTCCAGTGGCGACAAGTCGTCCACGCTTAAGGGGTTTTTCACGCGCATCGGGTCCACCGGCATGCTGAGCTACTCGCGACTGTACAGCAACAGCTTTCGAGACAAGTTGCAACTGTCCAAGAAGCAATCCGAATGCCAGCTGTACAGGAGTGTGTCCACGTCCCATCTGGCCACGTCGTACATGAAGGGCGACGACCCGGCCGACTGCCTGGACCGGGGGAGCGAGCCGCGGACGCGCGCAACCGCCGACCACGACACCCAAATCGAATCGCCCACCGAACCGGGTTACGTGCCGCTGAAGACTAGGAGCTGCGACAACATATCCAAGTTGGGCACGTCCAAGAAGCCCAACTTTCCGTACGCGTTCCTCAGGTCCAGGCTGTCGGTGCTGCCCGAAGAGAACGGTGGGGGAGGGGGAGGTGGTAGCGCGGTCGGCGGCCGCCCGACGGCGTTGTCGGGCTGCCGGCCGCGGAGCTGTGCGGGCGGACCGGCGCCTCACGAAATCGTGGTCACCGAGGAGTTGTTCAGAGAGATGGACAACGACAGGGAATACCGGCGGGTGTTCAGCAACATGAGTTCGTCCAACGAGTCGGGATACGACAGCGACGGTCCCGGCAGGACGCCCGACACGTACCACAGCCATCACGGCGGCCATCAGAAAGCCGCCGACGAGGACAGCGGGTTCGGGGACACCAAATCGTTGGCCACGGACAGCCTTAACGAGTTCGAGGAACACTCGGAGCCGCCGTCCAGGCGCCACAGCGACAAGGACTACAACGTGCCGTCTATGTGTCTCTTCTACAAGAAGAACCGCGAGATCAACGATCGCATAAGGTCGGACAGACAGTCATCGAAAGACACGCCCAACTTCCACCGTCGGATGTTCATCAAGAACCGTTCGTCACCGCCGCCCAGCACCGCCGCCGACCAACTGTCGTCGTTACCGGTCGATCTCAACAACCTGCGATCCCGCATGCAAATGGTCCGGTTGCTCAAGTCGCGGTACGAGGACGACATCGgcgtttatttgaaaatggtTGTCAAACACGTAGCGAATTACAACGAGACCCGGTTCGTCGTGATAAAACTAGAACCGGGAAAAATAGCTTACAG agATGGCAGGATTAGAGTCAATGATGAGATAATAAACGTCAACGGTAAATTATTGCGTGGTATCACCGACATGTTCGAGGTAGAGAAAATACTGAATCACAGTTTTTCCATTGCAAACAAGTATTACGTGGACATCGTATTGTCCAGATCCGAACAACTAGACTCGACCGTGATGGCCTTTGATCATAGCCACAGTGCCGCTGAATCTTCTAAACAGAACGCAATTTCCGTCATCAACCGAGTGCTGGCCAACAAAATGAACAACCACTCGTCAAAATCCCCAACCCCGAGCATGAGTACTGTTTACATGTCCGTAACGTTCTACAAGGGTACCGGTCATAAATCGTTGGGATTTAGCATCGTGGGTGGGTCCGATTCGCCGAAAGGCGAGATGGGAATATTTGTTAAGACCATTTTCACAAGTGGCCAGGCCGCCGAAAACGGGTCATTGATGGAAG GTGACGAAATACTGAGTGTAAACGGCGAATCCGTCAACGGGATGACGCACGCGCTGgccataaattgttttaaaaaggtGCGTCAGGGTCCActggaaataaaattatgccgGAGAAAAATAATTCCAGACACCTGTAGCAA TGACAATCGAAGTTTCAACAACGACATAATAACGACGGTGTCAACAACGACAATTACGACTACAAGTACTCAAACGTTTTGA